The Saccharothrix variisporea genome has a segment encoding these proteins:
- a CDS encoding nucleoside/nucleotide kinase family protein → MRFDDLVERARRLAEPGERRLLGIGGAPGSGKSTLARRLVDALGPAAALVEMDGFHLAQKELDRLGIADRKGAPDTFDIPGYVDLLGRLKACGPDVVYAPEFRREIEEPVACAVPVPPEVPLVVTEGNYLLMQYDKWKRVRVVLDEAWFLMIDEDLRVARLIDRHVRYGRSVEDARERVLNGTDHVNALMVNASKSAADLLIAEVL, encoded by the coding sequence GTGAGGTTCGACGACCTGGTCGAGCGGGCGCGGCGGCTGGCGGAACCGGGCGAGCGGCGGCTGCTGGGCATCGGCGGCGCCCCCGGCTCGGGCAAGTCCACGCTGGCCCGCCGCCTGGTGGACGCCCTGGGCCCCGCGGCGGCCCTGGTGGAGATGGACGGCTTCCACCTGGCCCAGAAGGAGCTGGACCGGCTCGGCATCGCCGACCGGAAGGGCGCCCCGGACACCTTCGACATCCCCGGCTACGTCGACCTGCTGGGCCGGCTCAAGGCGTGCGGGCCGGACGTCGTCTACGCCCCGGAGTTCCGGCGCGAGATCGAGGAGCCGGTGGCGTGCGCGGTGCCGGTGCCGCCGGAGGTGCCCCTGGTGGTGACCGAGGGCAACTACCTGCTCATGCAGTACGACAAGTGGAAGCGCGTGCGGGTGGTGCTGGACGAGGCGTGGTTCCTGATGATCGACGAGGACCTGCGGGTGGCCCGCCTGATCGACCGCCACGTCCGGTACGGGCGGTCGGTGGAGGACGCCCGGGAACGCGTGCTCAACGGCACCGACCACGTCAACGCCCTGATGGTCAACGCCTCGAAGTCGGCCGCCGACCTGCTGATCGCCGAGGTCCTCTGA
- a CDS encoding aldo/keto reductase codes for MTNLGTSDLDVSRLALGGNVFGWTADEEASFAVLDAYTAAGGNFVDTADVYSAWAPGHSGGESETVVGRWLKARGNRDAVVVATKVGMLTGLDNLKADTIKTAAEASLRRLGVDHIDLYYAHQDDLETPQEETLAAFDELVRAGKVRYIAASNFTAERLTSAVAVSEREGLARYVALQQHYNLVERSYEGELSAAVEAAGLSTAPYWGLAKGFLTGKYRPGVEVDSVRAAAASKYLDERGLRVLSALDEVAAAHDTTVAAVALAWLAAQPTVTAPIASARTVDQLTDLLPALELELKADEVDRLSAASA; via the coding sequence ATGACGAACTTGGGAACCAGCGACCTCGACGTGTCCCGCCTCGCCCTCGGCGGCAACGTGTTCGGGTGGACCGCGGACGAGGAGGCGTCCTTCGCGGTGCTCGACGCCTACACGGCGGCCGGCGGCAACTTCGTGGACACCGCGGACGTGTACTCGGCCTGGGCGCCGGGCCACTCCGGTGGCGAGTCGGAGACGGTCGTCGGTCGGTGGCTGAAGGCGCGCGGCAACCGCGACGCCGTGGTCGTGGCGACGAAGGTCGGCATGCTGACCGGCTTGGACAACCTGAAGGCCGACACCATCAAGACCGCGGCGGAGGCGTCGCTGCGCCGGCTCGGCGTCGACCACATCGACCTCTACTACGCCCACCAGGACGACCTGGAGACCCCGCAGGAGGAGACGCTCGCCGCGTTCGACGAGCTCGTCCGCGCCGGCAAGGTCCGGTACATCGCGGCGTCGAACTTCACCGCCGAGCGGCTGACCTCGGCGGTGGCGGTGTCCGAGCGTGAGGGCCTGGCCCGGTACGTGGCGCTGCAGCAGCACTACAACCTGGTCGAACGGTCCTACGAGGGCGAGCTGTCGGCGGCCGTCGAGGCGGCGGGCCTGTCCACGGCGCCGTACTGGGGCCTGGCGAAGGGCTTCCTGACCGGCAAGTACCGGCCGGGCGTCGAGGTGGACAGCGTCCGCGCCGCCGCCGCGTCGAAGTACCTGGACGAGCGCGGCCTGCGCGTCCTGTCCGCGCTGGACGAGGTGGCGGCGGCCCACGACACGACCGTGGCGGCGGTGGCCCTGGCCTGGCTGGCGGCGCAGCCCACGGTGACCGCGCCGATCGCCAGCGCGCGGACCGTCGACCAGCTCACCGACCTCCTGCCGGCCCTGGAGCTGGAGCTGAAGGCGGACGAGGTCGACCGCCTGAGCGCGGCGAGCGCCTGA
- the nagA gene encoding N-acetylglucosamine-6-phosphate deacetylase, with protein sequence MSTWGGPVDVTLTGGRVVTPDGVLDRGWVAVRDGRIAAVGDGAVPDGPTTDLGGGWLVPGFVDIHCHGGGGEAFTSADPERVRKAAAAHRRHGTTTMLASLVSRPIPELADQVKALAELVDDGVVAGIHLEGPFLSAARCGAHDPAILCPPDAASVDALLKAGRGTVRMVTVAPELEHGVDAVRRLVDHGVLAAIGHTDATEAQIRPAVEAGASVATHLFNGMRPLHHREPGPIGALLDDERVTVELICDLVHLHPTAVRLAARHAGVGRTVLVTDAIAAAGVGDGVYDVGGLEVRVVDGVPTLAGGASLAGSTLTMDAAFRNAVQSCGLTVPEAVHATATRPAQLLGIEAGEVRAGLAADLVVLDAEFRPREVMARGEWVKD encoded by the coding sequence ATGAGCACGTGGGGTGGACCGGTGGACGTGACCCTGACCGGTGGTCGGGTCGTCACGCCCGACGGGGTGCTCGACCGGGGTTGGGTCGCGGTGCGCGACGGCCGGATCGCCGCCGTCGGTGACGGCGCCGTGCCGGACGGGCCGACCACGGACCTGGGCGGCGGCTGGCTGGTGCCAGGGTTCGTGGACATCCACTGCCACGGCGGTGGGGGCGAGGCGTTCACCAGCGCCGACCCGGAACGGGTGCGCAAGGCCGCCGCCGCGCACCGCAGGCACGGCACCACGACCATGCTGGCCAGCCTGGTGTCCCGGCCGATCCCGGAGCTCGCCGACCAGGTCAAGGCGCTGGCCGAGCTGGTGGACGACGGCGTCGTGGCCGGCATCCACCTCGAAGGCCCGTTCCTGTCCGCCGCCCGCTGCGGCGCGCACGACCCCGCCATCCTGTGCCCGCCGGACGCCGCCTCCGTGGACGCGCTGCTCAAGGCCGGTCGCGGCACCGTCCGCATGGTGACCGTGGCCCCCGAGCTGGAGCACGGCGTCGACGCGGTCCGCCGCCTCGTCGACCACGGCGTGCTCGCCGCCATCGGGCACACCGACGCGACCGAAGCCCAGATCCGGCCCGCCGTGGAGGCCGGAGCGAGCGTCGCGACCCACCTGTTCAACGGCATGCGCCCGCTGCACCACCGCGAACCCGGCCCGATCGGGGCGCTGCTGGACGACGAGCGGGTGACCGTGGAGCTGATCTGCGACCTGGTGCACCTGCACCCGACCGCCGTCCGGCTGGCCGCGCGGCACGCCGGGGTCGGGCGGACGGTGCTGGTCACGGACGCCATCGCGGCGGCCGGCGTGGGCGACGGCGTGTACGACGTGGGCGGGCTGGAGGTCCGGGTCGTGGACGGCGTGCCGACGCTCGCGGGCGGTGCCTCGCTGGCGGGCAGCACGCTGACGATGGACGCGGCGTTCCGCAACGCCGTGCAGTCGTGCGGGCTGACCGTGCCGGAGGCCGTCCACGCGACCGCCACCCGCCCGGCGCAGCTGCTGGGCATCGAGGCCGGAGAGGTCCGCGCGGGCCTCGCGGCCGACCTGGTCGTGCTCGACGCGGAGTTCCGCCCGCGCGAGGTCATGGCCCGGGGCGAGTGGGTCAAGGACTGA
- a CDS encoding FAD-binding oxidoreductase, producing the protein MDALLTRLRAAVGPDAVLTDPDVTSAYRRDMMPLAPHGRPLAVVLPSDAGQVQEVVRACAAHRTPIVPRGAGSGLSGAANAVEGCVVLVTTRMNRIVEIDPDNRLAVVEPGVVNLDLRGAVEKHGLFYPPDPSSYDWCTIGGNLSTNAGGLCCVKYGVTTDSVLGLEVVLADGELLKTGRRTVKGVAGYDLTKLFVGSEGTLGVITRATLALRPLPQAPATLVATFSRTADAGVAVARVVREGVVPSLMEIMDRTSIRAVEQYLKTDLNADEALLICQSDAGGEAARRDLAVIEQVCRDSGADLTYTTDDLSEGRDLLAARRAVLNALEVYGAWLTDDVCVPRTRIADLIAGCERIGADLGLRIAVVGHAGDGNMHPTIVYDPTSEDEFARARRAFDEILAVGLALGGTVTGEHGIGKIKREWLAKEIGPVGLRVHREIKRALDPENLFNPGSMFS; encoded by the coding sequence ATGGACGCCCTGCTCACACGCCTGCGCGCCGCGGTCGGCCCGGATGCCGTGCTGACCGATCCGGACGTCACGTCCGCCTACCGGCGCGACATGATGCCGCTGGCCCCGCACGGCCGGCCGCTGGCTGTGGTGCTGCCGAGCGACGCCGGCCAGGTGCAGGAGGTGGTCCGGGCGTGCGCCGCGCACCGGACGCCGATCGTGCCGCGCGGCGCGGGCAGCGGGCTGTCGGGCGCCGCGAACGCCGTGGAGGGGTGTGTGGTGCTGGTCACCACGCGGATGAACCGGATCGTCGAGATCGACCCGGACAACCGGCTGGCCGTCGTCGAGCCCGGGGTGGTCAACCTCGACCTGCGCGGCGCGGTGGAGAAGCACGGGCTGTTCTACCCGCCGGACCCGTCCAGCTACGACTGGTGCACGATCGGCGGCAACCTGTCCACCAACGCGGGCGGGCTGTGCTGCGTGAAGTACGGCGTGACCACGGACTCCGTCCTCGGGCTGGAGGTGGTCCTGGCCGACGGCGAACTGCTCAAGACCGGCCGCCGCACCGTGAAGGGCGTCGCCGGGTACGACCTGACCAAGCTGTTCGTCGGCAGCGAGGGCACGCTCGGCGTCATCACCAGGGCCACCCTCGCCCTGCGCCCGCTGCCGCAGGCCCCAGCCACCCTGGTGGCGACGTTCAGCCGCACCGCCGACGCGGGCGTCGCCGTGGCCCGCGTGGTGCGGGAGGGCGTCGTGCCGTCGCTGATGGAGATCATGGACCGGACGTCCATCCGGGCCGTCGAGCAGTACCTGAAGACCGACCTGAACGCCGACGAAGCCCTGCTCATCTGCCAGTCCGACGCGGGCGGCGAGGCGGCCCGGCGGGACCTGGCCGTCATCGAGCAGGTGTGCCGGGACTCCGGCGCGGACCTCACCTACACCACCGACGACCTCTCGGAGGGCCGCGACCTCCTCGCCGCCCGCCGCGCCGTCCTGAACGCGCTGGAGGTCTACGGCGCGTGGCTGACCGACGACGTCTGCGTGCCGCGCACCAGGATCGCCGACCTGATCGCCGGCTGCGAGCGGATCGGCGCGGACCTGGGCCTGCGGATCGCCGTCGTCGGCCACGCCGGCGACGGCAACATGCACCCGACGATCGTCTACGACCCCACGTCCGAGGACGAGTTCGCGCGGGCCAGGCGGGCGTTCGACGAGATCCTGGCGGTCGGGCTCGCGCTGGGCGGCACGGTGACCGGCGAGCACGGCATCGGCAAGATCAAGCGCGAGTGGCTGGCGAAGGAGATCGGCCCGGTCGGCCTGCGGGTCCACCGCGAGATCAAACGCGCGCTGGACCCGGAGAACCTGTTCAACCCGGGCTCGATGTTCAGCTAG
- a CDS encoding SigE family RNA polymerase sigma factor, producing MVGSEHNNGGIVRVQDTLTNLRIQDGVAPAPTGPLTLEDLYRQHRMRLVRLALLLVDEPSTAEDVVQEAFTGLHRNWSRLRDAQAAVGYLRTAVVNGSRSVLRRRKTARDYTPPHVANARSAESLAMLTAEHQAVVKALSQLPPRQREVLVLRYYGDLSEAEIAEATGISKGTVKSTASRALDALQKIMGTA from the coding sequence GTGGTCGGTTCGGAACACAACAACGGCGGCATCGTGCGCGTGCAGGACACGCTGACGAACCTGCGCATCCAGGACGGCGTCGCGCCCGCGCCGACCGGTCCCCTCACGCTGGAGGACCTGTACCGGCAGCACCGGATGCGGCTGGTCCGCTTGGCCCTGCTGCTGGTCGACGAGCCGTCCACCGCCGAGGACGTGGTGCAGGAGGCGTTCACCGGGCTGCACCGCAACTGGTCCCGGCTGCGGGACGCGCAGGCCGCCGTCGGCTACCTGCGGACCGCCGTGGTGAACGGCTCGCGCAGCGTCCTGCGCCGCCGCAAGACCGCTCGCGACTACACCCCGCCGCACGTGGCCAACGCCCGGTCGGCGGAGAGCCTGGCCATGCTGACCGCCGAGCACCAGGCCGTGGTGAAGGCGCTTTCCCAGCTGCCGCCGCGCCAGCGCGAGGTGCTCGTCCTGCGGTACTACGGCGACCTGTCGGAGGCCGAGATCGCCGAGGCCACCGGCATCTCGAAGGGCACCGTGAAGAGCACGGCGAGCCGCGCGCTGGACGCCCTCCAGAAGATCATGGGCACCGCCTGA
- a CDS encoding YciI family protein, whose amino-acid sequence MARFAVELVFGDDQEARLAVRPAHREYLGTLVEQGKLLVSGPYADQSGAILVYEVEDEAELKAVLAADPYTPAGVVAETRVHEWLPLMGTWLND is encoded by the coding sequence GTGGCCCGGTTCGCGGTCGAGTTGGTGTTCGGGGACGACCAGGAAGCGCGGCTGGCCGTGCGCCCGGCGCACCGGGAGTACCTGGGCACGCTGGTCGAGCAGGGCAAGCTGCTGGTCTCGGGACCCTACGCGGACCAGTCCGGCGCGATCCTGGTCTACGAGGTCGAGGACGAGGCCGAGCTGAAGGCGGTGCTGGCGGCCGACCCGTACACGCCCGCCGGCGTGGTCGCCGAGACGCGCGTGCACGAGTGGCTGCCGTTGATGGGCACCTGGCTGAACGACTAG
- a CDS encoding LLM class F420-dependent oxidoreductase, whose protein sequence is MTVELGRYGVWSHYTGWEGRAEAAARLEELGFGTLWLGGAPDGGVLKLVEELLGATGRLVVATGILNVWTTSADVVNTSYRDLAWTDRFLVGVGVGHREQNGEVYHSPYQKLVHYLDELDVPRDRLALAALGPRVLRLAAARTSVAHPYLVTPEYIAQARETIGQGTVLAPEQHVVLEEDPTKAREEARRGLALYLKLENYTNNWLRNGFTEDDLHDGGSDRLVDALVAWGPTDRVATRLRAHLDAGADHVSVQLLGRNKDTSPAFTDLAAALAE, encoded by the coding sequence ATGACGGTGGAGCTGGGGCGCTACGGGGTCTGGAGCCACTACACCGGCTGGGAGGGCCGCGCCGAGGCCGCCGCCCGGCTCGAAGAACTGGGGTTCGGCACGTTGTGGCTGGGTGGGGCGCCCGACGGCGGCGTGCTGAAGCTCGTGGAGGAACTGCTCGGCGCGACCGGTCGGCTCGTCGTCGCCACCGGCATCCTCAACGTCTGGACGACCTCGGCGGACGTGGTCAACACGAGCTACCGCGACCTGGCCTGGACCGACCGCTTCCTGGTCGGCGTGGGCGTCGGGCACCGGGAGCAGAACGGTGAGGTGTACCACAGCCCGTACCAGAAGCTGGTCCACTACCTCGACGAGCTCGACGTCCCCCGCGACCGCCTGGCGCTGGCCGCCCTCGGCCCCCGAGTCCTGCGCCTGGCCGCCGCCCGGACCAGCGTCGCCCACCCGTACCTGGTCACCCCGGAGTACATCGCGCAGGCCCGCGAGACCATCGGCCAGGGCACCGTGCTGGCCCCCGAGCAGCACGTCGTCCTGGAGGAGGACCCGACCAAGGCGCGCGAGGAGGCCCGCCGCGGCCTCGCCCTGTACCTGAAGCTGGAGAACTACACCAACAACTGGCTCCGCAACGGCTTCACCGAGGACGACCTCCACGACGGCGGCAGCGACAGGCTGGTAGACGCCCTCGTGGCCTGGGGCCCGACCGACCGCGTCGCCACCCGCCTCCGCGCCCACCTCGACGCCGGCGCGGACCACGTCTCGGTCCAGCTGCTGGGCCGGAACAAGGACACCTCCCCGGCCTTCACCGACCTCGCCGCCGCGCTGGCCGAGTGA
- a CDS encoding DUF427 domain-containing protein has product MAIARWNGEIIAESDDTEMVEGNHYFPLESVHAQYLRPSDTTSVCPWKGTANYYNLHVNGKDNPDAVWYYAEPKEAAANIKGRVAFWRGVEVTG; this is encoded by the coding sequence ATGGCGATCGCACGGTGGAACGGCGAGATCATCGCCGAGAGTGACGACACGGAGATGGTGGAGGGGAACCACTACTTCCCCCTGGAGTCGGTGCACGCCCAGTACCTCAGGCCGTCGGACACCACTTCGGTGTGTCCGTGGAAGGGCACCGCGAACTACTACAACCTGCACGTGAACGGCAAGGACAACCCGGACGCGGTCTGGTACTACGCCGAGCCGAAGGAAGCGGCGGCCAACATCAAGGGGCGTGTCGCCTTCTGGCGGGGCGTCGAGGTGACCGGCTAG
- a CDS encoding SDR family oxidoreductase, whose protein sequence is MDVAGKVVLITGAARGIGAEVARRLAAKGARVALVGLEGDQLRQVAEQCGGRAWEADVTDWEALETAVAGVVEHFGGIDVVVANAGIAATGFIRSMDPAAFERVIEVNLLGVWRTVRTALPHLIASRGYCLVVSSLAAIVHIPGNAAYSAAKAGCEAFADSLRAEVRHLGVDVGVAYFSWIATDMVNSADQHPVFGPMRSGMPGLAGKKYPVSDVGKAVVRGIEKRAKAVHVPGWVGGLKIFRAFTPKVVDQQAARQVPAADREMAAKDLSGLVGPGGQAAGTRKQAQGTRKKR, encoded by the coding sequence GTGGACGTTGCGGGCAAGGTTGTCCTGATCACCGGCGCGGCTCGGGGCATCGGCGCGGAGGTGGCCCGGCGGCTCGCCGCCAAGGGCGCCCGGGTCGCGCTGGTCGGCCTGGAGGGCGACCAGCTCCGCCAGGTCGCCGAGCAGTGCGGCGGCCGGGCGTGGGAGGCCGACGTCACCGACTGGGAGGCCCTGGAGACCGCCGTCGCCGGCGTGGTCGAGCACTTCGGCGGCATCGACGTGGTCGTGGCCAACGCCGGTATCGCCGCCACCGGGTTCATCCGGTCCATGGACCCCGCCGCGTTCGAGCGCGTGATCGAGGTCAACCTGCTGGGCGTCTGGCGCACGGTCCGCACGGCCCTGCCGCACCTGATCGCCAGCCGTGGCTACTGCCTGGTGGTGTCCTCGCTCGCCGCGATCGTCCACATCCCCGGCAACGCGGCCTACTCCGCCGCCAAGGCCGGCTGCGAGGCCTTCGCCGACAGCCTCCGCGCCGAGGTCCGCCACCTGGGCGTGGACGTCGGTGTCGCCTACTTCTCGTGGATCGCCACCGACATGGTCAACAGCGCCGACCAGCACCCGGTGTTCGGCCCGATGCGCAGTGGCATGCCGGGCCTGGCGGGCAAGAAGTACCCGGTCTCCGACGTGGGCAAGGCGGTGGTGCGGGGCATCGAGAAGCGCGCCAAGGCGGTCCACGTCCCCGGCTGGGTCGGCGGCCTGAAGATCTTCCGGGCGTTCACCCCGAAGGTGGTGGACCAGCAGGCCGCGCGCCAGGTGCCCGCCGCCGACCGGGAGATGGCCGCGAAGGACCTGTCCGGCCTGGTCGGACCCGGTGGTCAGGCGGCGGGCACGCGCAAGCAGGCCCAGGGCACCCGGAAGAAGCGCTAG
- a CDS encoding DedA family protein — MVRVTVALTTTTLALGPDWLKPEVLLQGLGPYMLVGLCFIIFAECGLLVGFFLPGDSLLFTAGLFVATGVMDYPLWLVCLLLTVCAMLGNVVGYGIGYRAGPALFNKPESKIFKKEYVDKTHEFFEKYGARAIVLARFVPIVRTFITAMAGVGRMDARKYFTYSFIGGVAWAAGLTVLGYFLGQIEFVRNNLEMILILIVFISIIPIVIEVIKARREKKSLPAQEADDITQQFDRTDDATQQFKRID, encoded by the coding sequence GTGGTCCGCGTGACGGTCGCGCTCACCACCACCACGCTCGCCCTCGGCCCCGACTGGCTGAAGCCGGAGGTCCTGCTCCAGGGGCTCGGGCCGTACATGCTGGTCGGGCTGTGCTTCATCATCTTCGCCGAGTGCGGCCTGCTGGTCGGGTTCTTCCTGCCCGGCGACTCGCTGCTGTTCACCGCGGGCCTGTTCGTCGCGACCGGCGTGATGGACTACCCGCTGTGGCTGGTGTGCCTGCTGCTGACGGTGTGCGCGATGCTCGGCAACGTCGTGGGCTACGGCATCGGCTACCGCGCGGGACCGGCGCTGTTCAACAAGCCGGAGTCGAAGATCTTCAAGAAGGAGTACGTCGACAAGACGCACGAGTTCTTCGAGAAGTACGGGGCGCGCGCGATCGTCCTGGCGAGGTTCGTGCCGATCGTCCGCACCTTCATCACCGCGATGGCCGGCGTGGGCCGCATGGACGCGCGGAAGTACTTCACGTACTCGTTCATCGGCGGCGTGGCGTGGGCGGCGGGCCTGACGGTCCTGGGGTACTTCCTCGGGCAGATCGAGTTCGTGCGCAACAACCTCGAGATGATCCTGATCCTGATCGTCTTCATCTCGATCATCCCGATCGTCATCGAGGTCATCAAGGCCCGCCGCGAGAAGAAGTCCCTGCCGGCGCAGGAAGCGGACGACATCACCCAGCAGTTCGACCGCACCGACGACGCCACCCAGCAGTTCAAGCGCATCGACTGA
- a CDS encoding DedA family protein, producing MVLSATSEAVGFAQLETAGPVAVWLITLSFVFFECAFIFGLFLPGDSLLFAAGVVLAQHDGEISAWLLSLAAMVVAVVGNQIGYYIGRHTGTRLLARRGGRVLNKENLAKARDFLDRRGFWAIVLARWIPWVRTLAPMVAGAARMDPKRFMLATTIGALAWVPTLVLAGYYGAGLLTAIPWLQTAAVIVSVAFFVFGTAYGLFRYRQEMRKPVEEEVSAQQ from the coding sequence GTGGTGTTGTCCGCAACGTCCGAAGCAGTCGGGTTCGCCCAGTTGGAGACCGCAGGCCCCGTGGCCGTGTGGCTCATCACGCTGAGCTTCGTCTTCTTCGAGTGCGCGTTCATCTTCGGCCTGTTCCTGCCCGGCGACTCGCTGCTGTTCGCGGCCGGCGTGGTGCTCGCGCAGCACGACGGCGAGATCAGCGCGTGGCTGCTGTCGCTGGCCGCGATGGTGGTCGCCGTGGTCGGCAACCAGATCGGCTATTACATCGGCCGGCACACGGGCACGCGCCTGCTGGCCCGCCGCGGCGGCCGGGTCCTGAACAAGGAGAACCTGGCCAAGGCCCGCGACTTCCTGGACCGGCGCGGCTTCTGGGCGATCGTGCTGGCCCGCTGGATCCCGTGGGTGCGCACCCTGGCCCCGATGGTCGCCGGTGCGGCGCGCATGGACCCGAAGCGGTTCATGCTGGCCACCACCATCGGCGCGCTGGCCTGGGTGCCGACCCTGGTCCTGGCCGGCTACTACGGCGCGGGCCTGCTCACCGCGATCCCGTGGCTCCAGACGGCGGCCGTGATCGTGAGCGTGGCCTTCTTCGTCTTCGGCACCGCCTACGGCCTGTTCCGGTACCGGCAGGAGATGCGCAAGCCGGTCGAGGAAGAGGTCAGCGCCCAGCAGTAG
- a CDS encoding ROK family protein gives MIAVDVGGTETKAALVAGTGADVRAVRQRRRATTRDAEAVVDDVAALVEELRAGTADVEAVGLVVPGVVDEKNGIGVYSANLGWQDYPFVKQVEARTGLRTAFGHDVRAGGLAELRIGNARGLRDAVIMPIGTGIAAALVLDGRVYRGDGSVGEVGHVDVGHGDPCGCGQTGCVEARASSAAIARRYTERSGRPVTGAADVAALVRAGEEDAVAVWHEAVDALARGILLVAALLGPEAVVLGGGLALAGPLLVDPLRDRLDGLITFQRRPELRLAALGDEAGCLGAALLAIDMLEET, from the coding sequence GTGATAGCCGTCGACGTCGGCGGCACCGAGACCAAGGCCGCCCTGGTGGCGGGCACCGGCGCCGACGTGCGCGCGGTGCGGCAGCGGCGGCGGGCGACCACCCGGGACGCCGAGGCCGTGGTCGACGATGTGGCCGCGTTGGTGGAGGAACTGCGTGCCGGCACCGCGGACGTCGAGGCCGTCGGCCTCGTCGTGCCCGGCGTCGTCGACGAGAAGAACGGCATCGGGGTCTACTCCGCGAACCTCGGCTGGCAGGACTACCCGTTCGTCAAGCAGGTCGAGGCCCGCACCGGCCTGCGCACCGCGTTCGGGCACGACGTGCGCGCGGGAGGGCTCGCCGAACTCCGCATCGGCAACGCCCGCGGCCTGCGCGACGCCGTGATCATGCCCATCGGCACCGGCATCGCCGCCGCGCTCGTGCTGGACGGCCGGGTCTACCGGGGCGACGGCAGCGTCGGCGAGGTCGGCCACGTCGACGTCGGCCACGGCGACCCGTGCGGGTGCGGCCAGACCGGCTGCGTCGAGGCCCGCGCCTCCTCCGCCGCGATCGCCCGCCGGTACACCGAGCGCTCCGGCCGGCCGGTCACCGGCGCCGCCGACGTGGCGGCACTGGTCCGAGCGGGCGAGGAGGACGCGGTAGCCGTGTGGCACGAGGCGGTGGACGCCCTGGCACGGGGCATCCTGCTGGTGGCGGCACTGCTGGGTCCCGAGGCGGTGGTCCTGGGCGGTGGTCTCGCGCTCGCGGGGCCGCTGCTGGTGGACCCGCTGCGGGACCGGCTGGACGGCTTGATCACCTTCCAGCGGCGTCCGGAACTGCGGCTGGCGGCGCTGGGTGACGAGGCGGGGTGCCTCGGGGCGGCGCTGCTGGCCATCGACATGCTGGAGGAGACATGA
- a CDS encoding PfkB family carbohydrate kinase — protein MAAVLCVGLTTLDVSQLVAEFPAAGEKVQSLGVHLAPGGPAANAARTVAALGHRAVLLTSLDGELGPLVRGMLGGVDVRSVGPGGPALSMVAVRERDGERTVVSRNASGFALEAEVDLAGCDVVLVDGHLGPAALAVAHLAKREGVPVVLDAGSWKPVLDDLLPLVDVAACSAAFELPEREVHARGVPLVIRTRGPEPVTWSRDGATGAVPVPAVPVRDTNGAGDVWHGALAVAVAQQRPVEDAVRWANAVAAVRVRNTAWDWVEELERWRDSG, from the coding sequence GTGGCAGCCGTCCTGTGTGTCGGGCTGACGACCCTGGACGTGTCTCAGCTGGTCGCGGAGTTCCCCGCGGCGGGCGAGAAGGTGCAGTCCCTCGGGGTGCACCTGGCGCCCGGCGGTCCGGCGGCGAACGCGGCGCGGACCGTGGCGGCGCTAGGCCACCGGGCCGTGCTGCTGACCTCGCTGGACGGCGAGCTGGGGCCGTTGGTGCGCGGGATGCTCGGCGGGGTCGACGTGCGTTCCGTGGGGCCGGGCGGTCCGGCGCTGAGCATGGTTGCCGTGCGGGAACGGGACGGCGAGCGGACCGTCGTGTCGCGCAACGCCTCCGGGTTCGCGCTGGAGGCCGAAGTGGACCTGGCCGGCTGCGACGTGGTGCTGGTGGACGGTCACCTCGGTCCGGCGGCGCTGGCAGTGGCCCACCTGGCGAAACGTGAGGGTGTGCCTGTGGTGTTGGACGCGGGGAGCTGGAAACCTGTGCTCGACGACCTGCTGCCCCTCGTCGACGTCGCCGCGTGCTCGGCCGCTTTCGAGCTGCCCGAGCGCGAGGTGCACGCCCGCGGCGTGCCGCTGGTGATCCGCACCCGCGGTCCCGAACCGGTCACCTGGTCCCGGGACGGTGCGACCGGTGCGGTGCCGGTGCCCGCCGTGCCCGTGCGCGACACCAACGGCGCCGGCGACGTGTGGCACGGTGCGTTGGCGGTCGCGGTGGCCCAGCAGCGCCCGGTGGAGGACGCCGTGCGGTGGGCGAACGCGGTCGCGGCGGTGCGCGTGCGCAACACCGCGTGGGACTGGGTTGAGGAGCTGGAGCGGTGGCGGGACAGCGGGTGA